The Lycium ferocissimum isolate CSIRO_LF1 chromosome 10, AGI_CSIRO_Lferr_CH_V1, whole genome shotgun sequence genome window below encodes:
- the LOC132034771 gene encoding uncharacterized protein LOC132034771 — protein sequence MGTQTFMINDDKELEVVPFEEGWKSAENKKKQRSKSRKSKEKGQQSNRETKKHDMIITQNSFDELLQEESNQNENFNTIAETTKRNQQGKDDQKEQEKEDEWTEVLSTKEEDSSEEEESNTSEESEEEYEENEENDERKEAEMLLSKAKKKEKVERQVRITPITRNQKNNTTKPAIPPIND from the coding sequence ATGGGTACCCAAACTTTCATGATCAATGATGACAAGGAACTTGAAGTAGTTCCTTTTGAAGAAGGATGGAAATCTGCTGAGaataagaaaaaacaaagaagtaAGAGCaggaaatcaaaagaaaaaggtCAACAGAGTAACCGAGAGACAAAAAAGCATGACATGATCATTACTCAAAATAGTTTTGATGAACTGCTGCAGGAGGAGTCCAatcaaaatgagaattttaataCTATTGCAGAAACTACAAAAAGGAACCAGCAGGGAAAAGATGATCAAAAAGAGCAGGAAAAAGAGGATGAATGGACAGAGGTGTTATCAACTAAAGAGGAAGATTCATCAGAGGAAGAGGAAAGTAATACCTCTGAAGAATCTGAGGAAGAATatgaagaaaatgaggaaaacGATGAAAGAAAGGAAGCAGAAATGTTGCTTAGCAAGgcaaagaagaaggaaaaagtggAAAGACAAGTCAGGATCACCCCTATTACAAGGAATCAAAAGAATAACACTACAAAACCTGCAATTCCCCCTATTAATGATTAA